Part of the Candoia aspera isolate rCanAsp1 chromosome 1, rCanAsp1.hap2, whole genome shotgun sequence genome, TTATCAAGTTACAATTGTTGTTATGCCTGACTATTGCTGTTATAACGAAGAAGATAACAATATTAATCTAAGAGCAGTGGGCAATGTGAGCAAAAATAATGAACACATTTATATTGCCAGATAAGTAACACAAGTAATTAGAGCTGATTGGATAATTTGTTACTGAAATTACAGTTCCCAAATCTATTCTGGATTATACTATGGAATAACAAAAAAATGTATATGCACGCGAGGAAGGTCTTATCATCTTATCTGTAATCAttgtttttcattcttcatttcaCACTATTGTTTATCTTTCCAGTTGCAACTATTTAAGTGAAAATTGAATTGGGATGTGTATGAGTTTAAGACATTTTTTTCTACTATGAAGGTAAATCAATTCCCTCTCTCCATGAAATTCCATGAAACttaaaaaatcttgcccttaagTTGTACAAGTAACCCTTCTAAActcttcttatttttattctcaCTCTTATTTTTACATAACATTTCTTTCTATTAATTTACTTATAAAATCAAAACACccataggaaaaaatattttctgaacacCGCTTTCAAGACAGCAGATTAAAAAGAACCCATTTTAGTTCTACTTCCAGATCTACAGAACAGaaaagtaattgttttaattgctttaaagaACAGGTGAGGATAATAATATGGAATGATTAGCTAGCTAAGCAATCTGCTGTCCTATATGCTTTGCCTGCCCTCATCTCTGTCCTAACTGTATCCTCACCACACCAGACATCCAAGTCTTCATTATAGTTTTGCTTCATTGACTTTTTCTTAAATCTTAGAAGATTTAAGGAAACCATTTACTTGCCACTTAAGGCTGCAGTTTGGGAAATGCTGAACTCAATGGTATTTGACTAAAACTGCGTATGTTTTTCGTAATTCTAATTGATCATCCTCATTCAAATTCAAGAATTTAAATACCAGTGTTACCCCAAATTAATTGTCCCATGCATTTTCTCCTTCCATCTCTTGTGAGACCATTTACATATCAAGAAGAGGACATCCAAGTTAAACTTGACAAAACTTCATATTGCTTGAGCTTTTGAATATTTGTTCAGAAGCAAACCTCTGATTAAAAGGTAATTTCTCCAGGAAGTATATAGGAAAAGATAGTATTTTACTGTAGCCCTTAGCTGCAGCTGTGTATCATGTCTCATGGGTTTAAGCTGAGTCTTGTGGAAGTCAGTAGGACTAAATTGTTTTACATTCCTGCACTTTGACACAACAAACTCATGAATGGGGAGCCATTGTTTGCCTCCTGAAAAACAGAGGTCATTTGTGCTAATTAACATGTCTAAATGGAATCAGAAATTCCTTATTAGAGAAAAGCTTTCTTTTCAAGCAAAGTCTTACCTTCTTGGTTTAGTCCCTATTTATTCCCATACAGGCATGTATACCTTAAATAATTTTACTATCTAGCCACATAAATTCTCACCTACATTCTACAAACCACCACAATTAATATTTTTCCAAAAAGCGCATATCCTAGCTGCAATCTATCTCCACAGAGATGGAACAAGAGATAATGATCTGGCCTCACAGGAATGGTGCATGCCTTATATTGAAACTGTTTGAACAGAGAAGCTTTAAAACATAAGATATAATTATTTGGAATTCTGTTGGTAGTCAGTTTTGTTGCTGTTGAATATAGACATGTCATAAGGCTTTATCTGTCTAACAAAATGCAGGATTGTACCCTAAAACCTAGCAAGCCATTAATAAAATCAGGTTAAGTTGGAATCCCATATATGTTTTACATTTCAATTCCTGCTTTTATTCAAAGTATATGTTGAATAAATAATCGAAATGAAAAATGTCaaagaaaattataattataaaaattataattgtAAATGTATTGTTACAATGGACTTTAAAACTATTTTCTTTGAAttatcaattaattaaaaatcatttttcagttttttaactGCATCTCCTCACCTGCtgccaaaagatgttttggaatgtAATTCACCTAAGTCAAGTCATTGccttaaaaatattatatataaaaataactgcCATTTCCAAAGCTCTACATACTTGCATGGAATAAAGTTTCATTAATTCTCAGTTTTGTATATTCATCCCATATCAGGTCGATCTTAAATTGTTAAAAGTAAGCAGATAGCAATATATTAATTTGTAACTTATGTCTCCCTATTGGGATTTTAATAGATATTTACATatgaaagttcttttttaaagatCCTTCCTTAAACTAGTATAGTAGGAAATAAAAGAcattcaaaaataatgaaaatttctttccaaaatgaatGAACAGCAGTTAGAATGATTACTCCTGAATACATATCAACCGTGAAAAGCTGTGATTGCCAAGCACATTTGCCTTTGCAATCCGCAAACAATGACAGTGAAATAAAAATCCCAGGGGTTACAACAGACCAGATTTCCTTGAATTGGAACGGTTCCTGCAAAGTCAAACCTTCTAATTCCATGTTGACAGCTGTATCTAAAAGCTAGACTTCAAAACCAACAAAACTGACTTGAATCAGTATTATGAACACGGTAGAAGGGAGCCTAATCTGTCTACCTGTAGAACCAGAGAAGGTATTTGGGACAAGATTCCAAAGGAGGCTCTGCTTTGAGAACCTCTGGCAGAgaatcgtcgtcgtcatcatcatcatcacatgtGTGCAGAATCCTCCTCTGACCTGTGATTAGGACTTAGGAGCACAgccttacttccaagtaaatatgtTTAGGATTACAGCTCTGTTCTAAACATGTCTATTCTGGAGCGGATAGAAACCGGGACCAGCACTCCACGTTGGACCTGATGAAACTGTAAATAGAAAAtgtatcacattttaaaatagaataattttggctGTTCTCACCCGGGTCTGCCCCACAGGCGAGACTAGCCTAAAATTAGTCTGGATAATGCTTAGATTCAGTGGATTTAACGAGCTGTGCCAAGCAGCCCATCAGCTTAAGCCACAATACGATTGATTTCTCAGTGCATCGTGTTTCGTGACATACAATTGTATGTGGCTGACCCAGGTTTAGAATTTAGCTGTTGTGTGAATCAGCCACCTGTACCTCACGTAAAGCTTGGGCAGAGGTGAGCTGCTCGCCCTTCCCCGTCGTCTTCCTCCTCCGTCCCCGGCCGGGGCTACTGACCTGTTCTTCGCGGCGGCGGCCCGGTCCCTTTGGCGCCGGTTTTTGAACCAGTTGCCCACTTGCGTGGGGGTGAGTCCCGTGGCCTGGGCCAGCTCGCGCTTCTTGCTGGGGTTGGGGTAAGGGTCCTGCAGGTACCATTCGCGGAGCAGGTGCCGGGTGCGCTCCTTGAAGCAGTGGGTCTTCTGCTCGCCGTCCCAGATGGTGCGGGGCAGCGGGAACTTCTTGCGCACCCGGTACTTGTCGACGGGGCCCAGAGGCCGGCCGCGCAGCTTCTCGGCCTCCTGGTAGTGCGCCTCGAGCCAGAGCGCCTGGAGCTTGGCGTGCGACTCCTTGGGGAACTTGTGGCTTTCCAGGATGTGGTATAGCTCGCGGTAATTGCCGCCGTGGAAGGCCACGATGGCGCGCGCGCGGAGCACCGACTCGTTCCGGTTGAGCGCCTCGCACGCCGCCGGCGCCACCGGCAACGACCACAGGAAGCGCCCCAGGCGCTCCACGTCGCCGCTCTCCTCCAGGGTCTCGCACACCCCGGCCACTTGCTGCGGACTGAAGTTGAGGATCGGCAGCTGAAACATGGAGGCGGCCGGGCGGGCTCCTGGGCCGAGACGCCTCTTCTCCGCCGCGGTTCAGGCTACTCGGGAGCTTTGGCCCCTTAAAGCCGGGCTCCTAGACGTCGGCGCCCGCCTCCCGTCCCCTCAGTCTTGAGCTGCGGCGGAGCTGAAGCGATTCTTCGCTCTTCTGCTGGACGAGCGCAGACGCTCAAGAAGCCGGAGACCTGGCTCTCTAGCTAAGGAATGAAATGCCACTCTcgccttgctttttttttttaacctgcccTTCCCTTCCCGCCGTGCTTCAGGCGCTCGTTTGGAGAACCTTtctcagcagcagctgcagccgcCACCGCCGTCGCGCGCGCGCTGCGCTTTGGCGCTGGGAAGCAGAATGCCCCAAGCTCCGGCGGTTGCCTGAAgtttgggagggggggagggagggagggagggggggaggaggaaaatgtgtgtgaggaggaggagaaggaaaagaagcgaaggaggagggaggaaggatgggGAAAGCCCCCCAGATGCACCCAACCAACGACCCCCCCCTGCACATTCTTCGCCGCCGTCGCCTTTTCTGCTTCTTATTTGCTGCTATTGGCCTCCCCAGATTGGCTGCCCCTCCGTTTCCATGGAAAGGGCTCCTGCCCATCACTGTCAACCTTCTGCCAATCAACGCCTGCAAAGCCAGCCAACCCGGGAGCCCCGACCGGGCTGGGAGAAAAGGATGGTCTTTCGCTCGCTCGTTCCTCCTGCATCTCCCAGCGGCCGAGAGCTCTCAGGCGAGGGGATTTGAAGAGAAAAGATCGCGGGGTGGGAGGTCGGACGGAAGGGCGAGTAGAGTTTGGATCCTTTGCACGCTGAGCAAAACGAGCGGGGCGTTGGCGTGCGGACAGGAAGAAATAGTCCGGAAAGGGGAGGTCCGGGCCAGATCGGGGGCGGGTGGGGGGACGCCGCGGTTTCTTCCACAGAGCCCGTAGGATAAAAGGTGAGAAcgagggaggaggaggcagcccaGCCAGTTAACTTGCCCGCGGGAATGGAATACCAGTTTAGGAGATCTTTTGGTTCCTCTAGCCCAGTAGCGTTCTCCAGGGTCCCCGGcgggaaaaaaacacttttcatCACCCGCTGCATTATACTTGCACCTGGCAGTGGCAGGGCCTGAACTTGAAACTCCTGCACGCCAAAGCGAGGGCTCCGCAACTGTGCCCAGGTCTCTTCCCAAGCTGAGTGGATACACAAATGCACATCCTGGAAGCCCTGCAATGTGGAATGAAGCTCTTTCTCTTAATTATCAGGTTTCCTCTCTGTCTGGAATTCCATTCGTGCTGAATTGCAGAGTAAATGACATTGAATTCTAGCGCTTGCTTCTGAATGAACGAGCGTGGGATGGACTAGGTAGAGGGCAGTTTTGCCCCCAAATACTGAGAAGGCAACCAGGAAACGAACAcgcccacacccacacacccaccccCTACCTGCGTTTAGCCTACAGCAGGCCCCTCAGTCAAGAGCTGATTTTCTTGCCAGAGTTATGGAAGGCATCAATGTAAGCCGATATAATTCTTGAACCGAAGTTAGTTTTAGGATTCAATGACTGTACAATATTCATACAACAGGAGTAACAGGTCTAGTAAAGGCCTACTGGCCATATATGCACATGTTAAACGTGGTTTGTATTAACCTTGTTTAGGTTTTTGTAGcttaagcatgttgtgtaaacccagtccATCTAGTTACTTTATACTTCGATCTGTAGTGGGAACACAGAAAACGGTTAATTCGGTATCCGGGTTAGCTGCGTGGTGTACATACAACCATTTGAGAGTTACTTCCAAGCTTGAAGCGGATAGAACCAGTCCAGGTGATTGAAGTTCGCTTCCCGACTGAACGGAGGTTTTCCGACTTGATTCAACCattgaaatccatttttaaaaccacTGAAGGAATACGTGGAAGCAACCGGCCCTTTCATCGGGCATGCAGGTACCTTTCTTGGTCGgatcttcttcctcccctttcaTTTGCTTCTTTAATTTTCGGCCAACTCCCAGCCCCACCACTTTAGACCTCCTCGTTTGCGCTTCAGCGGTCTCGAATAAACACCCAGAAAAGCCGGGAAAGAAGTGAGAAGTCATTTGTAGGTCAGGACAAGCAACTTCCAAAGAATCCTTTCCATTATTGATCAGTTCCCAGTCATAAGGATTGATTCGCCCCTCCCATATAGTCTGCCATTTAGTATTAAGTACATGGCGACTTGCTCTTCCTTTCCGCTCGaaatgaacaaaaaataaatacccATTTCTTATAATACCTagggaagctttttaaaaagcatcataatttatatttcaaatttcaaatttatatttcaataatataaatcataattatttttattgtaagccgcccagagtccccacgtaggggagagatgggaggtaaacaaatgtattaaataaataaataaataaataattatcattTGCAAATTTGCACGGCGGTGTTATCGTTCTCTAGAGGGAAGTGAGCTGCAACTTTATGAGGAGAGGGACGAGGATGCAGAGAAAACTGCCCAAGGCGCCCGATTTATCCTAGAACACCCTCTCCCATCCTGGTACCCTCCAGACGTGTTGGGCCACGTCCTCCAATTAATGGCCGAGCTGGCCGTGACAGTGGTATTTGCATTCCAGCGCATCTGAAGGTCCTTAGGTTGCGAGAAGGCTCTTCTGAAAGGAAGATCCATGCAACGTTAAAGAACAGCGTTCAGAAACTAACAGCCACCTCTTAATACTTGGAATTGAATTGAATGGTAACTTAACACAAAGCTTTTAAGCAATACTTTCTATTTCTCTAACGTTGCCTTGGTTATTACGCCTTTGAGGGGCCCCCAATTCTCAAAAGGGACGTTTCCTTAATGGGAGACTTGGGGAGACTTATGTCCTCGTCGTGGACGAGTTGGGCGGCCTTGGAAATGCGAATTATAAACCAACAATTCTTCGTGGATTTCATTTTGCTGGGCTCTTTTTGCAGCGAAAAAACCTCCCGTTTCAGATGCGTGCAGCGATCTCTATCTGGAGAGAGAAATCTGAGGCTGGAGGGAGGTTCTTCCACCGCTTTTTCTTCAGCATCAAGTACACGGCGACTTTTTCTCGGGAAGATCTGGCAAATCAGGCGGCGGATACATAGCGCAGATAGTTTGGAGATGTCGGGTCAGATTACTGCACGCCTGGCTATGCGCCGACGTTCATTCTGACGGATAAGCCTGATATTATTTTCACAGTTCTACCCCGTTCACTTGGGGGAAAAACCCTCTAAGCCATTGTCATCATTTATGGGAGGCTTGCAACTAGCGAGACGGCAAGCCTTTCAGTACCGCTCATTTTCATAAACACCGAAAGGAGAATTAAAGGAAAAGTCAAGAACGAAAGGGTGCATATTGGGGGATTAACCCATACTTTGGAAAAGTCTTCTTGAAGGCAGAAGCGCTAGACTCACGCTATGCAGTTCACTGATCCGATTCCTTTAAAACAGATGCAtttggatttaaaacaaaacagagatgTCAGCCCTGTGCTTGGTTACTGATTCTGCGGCAAACCTCAAACTGAGGCGGGGAGGCTTATGCCCAGGTTCCGGGTCCATAGGGCTACAGCCTTAAAAAGATTTATGGACTCCTTTTGTACAGTAAATTCATGGCATCCAAGGAATAATGAGAGCCTGAACAtacaagaaatagaaagaaatgaaacattttaatggCCTTTTGCCACCTCCTACAAATATTCTATGAATTATAATCCTACCAGTTAATTTCGTTAACAGATATGGGTAACTAATTCGTATTACATTTTATTTGGAATGGATTAGATTTTGGTGATTTTCAGGaagaacaaaaaaaggggggcatGAAAAATATGCTTTCTATTTTAAGTTCTTCAATAAGGATTCCTACTACTGTGGAAATTTTAATTAATCTCAGTCTGAAATGTACTGAGAAATACTTACCTCAGTCGGATTGATAGTATgagtacaatttatttatttatttatttgctctcacCTTGGGGATTAGATCCATTGAACTGACTAAAACTTCCTTTCTATACATTGATCCAGGAAGTCAACGCACATACAGTACTTTAGAAAAACAATAAACTGGACTTTGGAGCAAATAAATGTAAGACTTGGAAGTAAGCCCCCTGTGGACAGTTTGTGTGTAACCTTACACCATATCACTTCATGTTAGTCTATTGTAGCAGAAACAAAATCTTGGTACATTTTATTAACCAAGTTTTGGCATAAGCTTTTATGGACTATGATCTGTTTCATCAAATGCACAGACTATTTTCTATTAAGAGATGTATTAAGGTATATGCACACCCAGGAAGAGATCaaggagaaaagaaacatatGTAGCCGGTATAGATAATTACCTGTAAAGAGTGATCATTCACAGAAGAATGGCAAAGTTATCACTGCATAGACTGATTAAGACAAGTGATTATAGAAAACTTTGATCATATTTATTACAGTCTAAGGGTGCAAGTGTGTACACACCTATTTaggaacaaattctttctaatgtACTACACATGAGTAGGCATGTGTACAACTGCCCTGTAAATGTCTTGTTGATTTATATGAAAGATTTATGCTTAAATGTCTCCTGTTAAAATAAATGGGTCTTACCTTGAGCCAGGAATCTTGAATCTCATTTATTTCTAT contains:
- the SIX6 gene encoding homeobox protein SIX6 — its product is MFQLPILNFSPQQVAGVCETLEESGDVERLGRFLWSLPVAPAACEALNRNESVLRARAIVAFHGGNYRELYHILESHKFPKESHAKLQALWLEAHYQEAEKLRGRPLGPVDKYRVRKKFPLPRTIWDGEQKTHCFKERTRHLLREWYLQDPYPNPSKKRELAQATGLTPTQVGNWFKNRRQRDRAAAAKNRLQQQGLSSQGPGRSLPSEEESAGEPPLGAAASPAASLSSKAAASSAISITSSDSECDL